A DNA window from Ovis aries strain OAR_USU_Benz2616 breed Rambouillet chromosome 7, ARS-UI_Ramb_v3.0, whole genome shotgun sequence contains the following coding sequences:
- the UBAP1L gene encoding ubiquitin-associated protein 1-like: MNALDDVPFKVPKGFVIDTEPLPGPDLSVPDCRELLLGSMHDFSLERRTLFWVEAVIRGPCPVQCDGPGAASAPPAWLLLASPEQGLEPVPAAVEDPEAGSQEQPEEEEEEEEEEEEDQDEEAASSAMEEDPEPCSPQPSSAASPGLGQHRCSLDMLRGVRSELAGARRRLSEGKLASHPRSLLHRLRHRALSLCPAPPLGPAPPPRNAPTQNPQSPVSEASLPSTRTPPLGPKTSLPSTFTLPPRPSTAGAMPPLRSHKPTVASLSPYTCLPPPGQVPQPRAAHRSQPDSADLLSALSQEEQDLIGPVVALGYPLHRAIVALQKTGRQSLSQFLSYLSACDRLLRQGYEEGLVDEAMEMFQFSESQAGEFLRLSEQFSDMGFQQDRIKEVLLVHGNRREQALEELVACAQ; this comes from the exons ATGAATGCCCTGGATGATGTCCCCTTCAAGGTGCCCAAGGGCTTTGTGATAGACACAGAGCCCCTCCCTGGGCCAGATCTCAGTGTTCCAGACTGCAGGGAACTTCTGCTGGGCTCTATG CACGACTTCAGCCTGGAGAGAAGGACACTCTTCTGGGTGGAGGCTGTCATCCGGGGACCCTGCCCAGTCCAATGTGATGGTCCAGGGGCAGCTTCCGCCCCTCCGGCCTGGCTCTTGCTGGCCAGCCCCGAGCAAGGGCTGGAACCCGTTCCTGCCGCAGTTGAAGATCCGGAGGCCGGATCCCAGGAGCagcctgaggaggaggaggaagaagaggaggaggaggaggaggaccagGATGAGGAAGCAGCCTCCTCTGCCATGGAGGAAGACCCGGAGCcctgcagcccccagcccagctccgCGGCGAGCCCCGGCCTGGGCCAACACCGGTGCTCGCTGGACATGCTGCGCGGCGTGAGGTCGGAGCTGGCTGGGGCTAGGCGGCGGCTCTCCGAGGGCAAGCTTGCCTCCCACCCCCGCAGCCTCCTGCACCGCCTCCGCCACCGAGCTCTGAGCCTCTGCCCTGCGCCGCCCCTGGGCCCAGCGCCTCCCCCCCGCAATGCTCCCACGCAGAACCCGCAGTCCCCTGTTTCCGAGGCCTCTCTCCCCAGCACCCGCACGCCCCCCTTGGGCCCCAAGACGTCGCTCCCCAGCACCTTCACGCTGCCCCCGCGGCCTTCCACGGCCGGCGCCATGCCCCCGCTGCGGAGCCACAAGCCCACAGTTGCG TCCCTCAGCCCGTACACCTGCCTGCCACCTCCTGGACAGGTGCCCCAGCCTCGTGCTGCCCACAGATCGCAACCTGATTCTGCTGACTTGCTGTCTGCCCTGAGCCAGGAGGAGCAAGACCTCATCGGGCCAGTGGTTGCCCTGGGGTACCCCCTGCACAGGGCCATTGTGGCTCTGCAGAAGACAGGGCGGCAGAGCCTGAGCCAG TTTCTCAGCTACCTTAGCGCCTGTGACCGGCTGCTGCGACAGGGCTACGAGGAGGGGCTGGTGGATGAGGCCATGGAGATGTTCCAGTTCTCCGAGAGCCAG gCAGGGGAGTTCCTGCGCCTCTCGGAGCAGTTCAGCGACATGGGCTTCCAGCAGGACCGCATCAAGGAAGTGCTGCTGGTCCATGGCAACCGCCGTGAGCAAGCCCTGGAGGAGCTGGTGGCCTGTGCCCAGTGA